From a region of the Lactuca sativa cultivar Salinas chromosome 4, Lsat_Salinas_v11, whole genome shotgun sequence genome:
- the LOC111918438 gene encoding dolichyl-diphosphooligosaccharide--protein glycosyltransferase 48 kDa subunit, which yields MANFSIATVFVASISLLLSLTHSFSLENPTDRRILVLVDDLALKSSHSIFFNSLQARGFELDFKLSDDPKIALQRYGQHLYDGLILFSPTTERFGGSLDVAAILDFVDSGKDLIVAADANASDLIRNIAAECGIDFDEDQSAVVIDHGSYAVSETEGDHTLIAADDFIQSDVLLGSTKIEAPVLFKGIGHSLNPANSLVLKVLSASPSAYSANPKSKLSSPPSLSGSSISLVSVVQARNNARIVFSGSLDLFSNKFFKSPVQKAGSSNKYAKSGNQQFATEISKWVFHERGHLKAVNVRHHRVGETDEPSIYRINDDLEYLVEIYEWSGSSWEPYVANDVQVQFYMMSPYVLKTMSSNNKGLYIASFKVPDVYGVFQFKVEYQRLGYTSLSLAKQIPVRPFRHNEYERFIPTAFPYYGASFSTMAAFFIFSFVYLYSK from the exons ATGGCGAATTTCTCCATCGCCACCGTCTTCGTTGCTTCGATCTCACTGTTACTTTCACTCACCCACTCATTTTCTCTCGAGAACCCTACGGATCGGCGCATTTTAGTGTTGGTCGACGACTTGGCTCTCAAGTCTTCGCACTCGATCTTCTTTAATTCTCTGCAGGCACGTGGATTTGAGCTCGATTTCAAGCTCTCCGATGATCCCAAGATCGCTCTTCAGAGATACGGGCAACATTTATATGATGGCCTGATTCTGTTTTCTCCCACCACTGAAC GATTTGGAGGATCTTTGGATGTGGCGGCTATTTTGGACTTCGTCGACTCCGGCAAAGACTTGATCGTTGCTGCCGATGCTAATGCGTCTGATTTGATTCGAAATATAGCCGCTGAGTGTGGAATTGATTTTGACGAG GATCAATCTGCTGTGGTTATTGATCATGGAAGCTATGCTGTTTCAGAAACCGAGGGAGATCATACATTAATTGCTGCTGATGATTTTATTCAGTCTGATGTACTTTTAGGGAGTACAAAAATTGAG GCTCCTGTACTTTTTAAAGGAATTGGTCACTCTTTGAACCCAGCAAATAGCTTG GTTTTGAAAGTTCTTTCAGCTTCTCCATCAGCATATTCTGCTAACCCAAAGTCCAAGCTGTCAAGTCCACCATCCCTTTCTGGATCTTCAATCTCATTGGTTTCAGTTGTTCAg GCAAGAAACAATGCAAGAATTGTGTTCTCTGGATCATTAGATCTCTTCAGCAACAA ATTCTTTAAATCACCAGTGCAAAAGGCAGGAAGCTCAAATAA ATATGCAAAATCTGGTAATCAACAGTTTGCTACTGAGATTAGCAAATGGGTATTCCATGAAAGAGGTCATTTGAAG GCTGTGAATGTTAGACACCACAGAGTTGGTGAGACTGACGAACCTTCTATCTATAGGATCAATGATGACCTG GAATATTTGGTAGAGATTTATGAGTGGTCTGGATCAAGTTGGGAACCATATGTGGCAAATGATGTTCAGGTCCAGTTTTATATGATGAGCCCTTATGTATTAAAAACCATGTCCTCTAATAACAAg GGATTGTATATTGCATCCTTTAAGGTGCCAGATGTGTATGGTGTTTTCCAGTTTAAGGTTGAATATCAAAGACTTGGATACACTAGTTTGTCTCTTGCAAAACAG ATTCCAGTTCGACCTTTCAGACACAATGAATATGAGAGATTCATTCCAACGGCTTTTCCATATTATGGAGCATCATTCTCTAcg ATGGCTGCATTCTTCATCTTCAGTTTTGTGTACCTTTACAGCAAGTAA